A genomic window from Lotus japonicus ecotype B-129 chromosome 1, LjGifu_v1.2 includes:
- the LOC130733316 gene encoding protein CLT3, chloroplastic-like isoform X1, with amino-acid sequence MALFFRQLSGGGATTSCGHVQLRQPAVPAGICRVRYRHSPPMPELLRMRLVAVGSTGGGGGAWGSKKKLGLCSYAVGDRRVDEDGGNDDTAERSVNRAVEVAVAAAVTVVMGVGNRVLYKLALVPMKQYPFFLAQLATFGYVIVYFAIMYIRHHEGIVTNEMLHVPKTPFIVLGLLQALAAAAGKASGAILSGASIPILSQTFLVWQILLSIIFLGRRYKVNQLLGCLLVTIGVIVNVASGAGAGNSLMEGGMFWSLLMIVSFLLQAADTVLKEQIFLDANRKLKGGSLDLFVVNSYGSAFQALFICLLFPFLSKLWGIPFSQLPNYLKDGAACFINIGTLSNGCVGAPLLPLLFIIVNIGYNIALLHLLKISSAVVSCLASTFSVPISIYVFTLPLPYLGVASSLPKGFLAGAIILIIGLLIYAWAPSNGSLGASREARMS; translated from the exons ATGGCCTTATTTTTCCGGCAATTATCCGGCGGCGGCGCCACCACATCGTGCGGCCATGTTCAACTCCGGCAGCCCGCGGTTCCCGCCGGAATTTGCAGAGTCCGTTACAGGCATTCTCCTCCAATGCCGGAACTCTTGAGAATGCGGTTGGTGGCAGTGGGGTCCaccggcggcggcggcggcgcgtGGGGGAGTAAGAAGAAGTTGGGGCTCTGCTCCTATGCGGTGGGGGATCGGAGGGTTGACGAGGATGGCGGGAATGATGACACAGCGGAGAGAAGTGTGAATCGTGCGGTGGAGGTGGCGGTGGCTGCCGCCGTGACGGTGGTGATGGGCGTCGGAAACAGAGTTCTGTATAAGCTGGCTTTGGTTCCGATGAAACAATACCCTTTCTTCCTCGCACAGCTTGCCACTTTCGG aTATGTAATTGTGTACTTTGCCATTATGTATATCCGGCACCATGAGGGTATTGTTACTAATGAGATGTTACATGTGCCTAAGACTCCATTTATAGTTCTTGGTCTGTTGCAGGCtcttgctgctgctgctggaAAGGCATCAGGAG CAATTCTCTCTGGTGCATCAATTCCAATTTTGTCTCAg ACTTTTCTAGTGTGGCAAATTCTCCTGTCAATTATTTTTCTTGGGAGAAGATACAAAGTCAACCAACTACTTGGATGTCTTCTTGTAACCATTGGTGTCATTGTTAATGTAGCAAG TGGAGCCGGTGCAGGAAATTCATTAATGGAAGGTGGTATGTTTTGGAGTCTTTTGATGATAGTTTCATTTTTACTCCAAGCAGCTGATACCGTGTTGAAG GAACAAATATTTTTGGATGCTAACAGAAAGTTGAAG GGAGGTTCTTTGGACCTGTTTGTTGTCAATTCATATGGATCTGCATTCCAA GCACTATTTATATGCCTTCTTTTCCCCTTCTTGTCAAAATTATGGGGCATCCCCTTCAGTCAACTGCCAAACTACCTTAAAGATGGTGCAGCCTGCTTCATAAACATTGGTACATTATCAAATG GATGTGTTGGTGCCCCTCTGCTGCCATTGCTGTTCATTATTGTAAACATAGGTTACAATATTGCATTACTTCATCTCCTCAAGATCTCTTCAGCTGTTGTATCTTGTCTTGCTTCTACATTTTCAG TCCCAATATCCATCTATGTGTTCACTTTGCCATTGCCATACCTTGGTGTTGCTTCCTCCCTTCCTAAGGGTTTTCTGGCAGGGGCCATCATTCTCATTATTGGCTTATTAATTTATGCTTGGGCCCCTTCAAATGGTTCCTTGGGTGCTTCTAGAGAAGCCAGGATGAGTTAA
- the LOC130733316 gene encoding protein CLT3, chloroplastic-like isoform X2: MALFFRQLSGGGATTSCGHVQLRQPAVPAGICRVRYRHSPPMPELLRMRLVAVGSTGGGGGAWGSKKKLGLCSYAVGDRRVDEDGGNDDTAERSVNRAVEVAVAAAVTVVMGVGNRVLYKLALVPMKQYPFFLAQLATFGLLLLLLERHQETFLVWQILLSIIFLGRRYKVNQLLGCLLVTIGVIVNVASGAGAGNSLMEGGMFWSLLMIVSFLLQAADTVLKEQIFLDANRKLKGGSLDLFVVNSYGSAFQALFICLLFPFLSKLWGIPFSQLPNYLKDGAACFINIGTLSNGCVGAPLLPLLFIIVNIGYNIALLHLLKISSAVVSCLASTFSVPISIYVFTLPLPYLGVASSLPKGFLAGAIILIIGLLIYAWAPSNGSLGASREARMS; the protein is encoded by the exons ATGGCCTTATTTTTCCGGCAATTATCCGGCGGCGGCGCCACCACATCGTGCGGCCATGTTCAACTCCGGCAGCCCGCGGTTCCCGCCGGAATTTGCAGAGTCCGTTACAGGCATTCTCCTCCAATGCCGGAACTCTTGAGAATGCGGTTGGTGGCAGTGGGGTCCaccggcggcggcggcggcgcgtGGGGGAGTAAGAAGAAGTTGGGGCTCTGCTCCTATGCGGTGGGGGATCGGAGGGTTGACGAGGATGGCGGGAATGATGACACAGCGGAGAGAAGTGTGAATCGTGCGGTGGAGGTGGCGGTGGCTGCCGCCGTGACGGTGGTGATGGGCGTCGGAAACAGAGTTCTGTATAAGCTGGCTTTGGTTCCGATGAAACAATACCCTTTCTTCCTCGCACAGCTTGCCACTTTCGG GCtcttgctgctgctgctggaAAGGCATCAGGAG ACTTTTCTAGTGTGGCAAATTCTCCTGTCAATTATTTTTCTTGGGAGAAGATACAAAGTCAACCAACTACTTGGATGTCTTCTTGTAACCATTGGTGTCATTGTTAATGTAGCAAG TGGAGCCGGTGCAGGAAATTCATTAATGGAAGGTGGTATGTTTTGGAGTCTTTTGATGATAGTTTCATTTTTACTCCAAGCAGCTGATACCGTGTTGAAG GAACAAATATTTTTGGATGCTAACAGAAAGTTGAAG GGAGGTTCTTTGGACCTGTTTGTTGTCAATTCATATGGATCTGCATTCCAA GCACTATTTATATGCCTTCTTTTCCCCTTCTTGTCAAAATTATGGGGCATCCCCTTCAGTCAACTGCCAAACTACCTTAAAGATGGTGCAGCCTGCTTCATAAACATTGGTACATTATCAAATG GATGTGTTGGTGCCCCTCTGCTGCCATTGCTGTTCATTATTGTAAACATAGGTTACAATATTGCATTACTTCATCTCCTCAAGATCTCTTCAGCTGTTGTATCTTGTCTTGCTTCTACATTTTCAG TCCCAATATCCATCTATGTGTTCACTTTGCCATTGCCATACCTTGGTGTTGCTTCCTCCCTTCCTAAGGGTTTTCTGGCAGGGGCCATCATTCTCATTATTGGCTTATTAATTTATGCTTGGGCCCCTTCAAATGGTTCCTTGGGTGCTTCTAGAGAAGCCAGGATGAGTTAA
- the LOC130733317 gene encoding rhodanese-like/PpiC domain-containing protein 12, chloroplastic: protein MLRISHLRVGVAISKPSSISTLPSISFSSSPSSSHSHLTFIPKTFLFRPPSLPLSPFTSIMAPKASASYSTGSSSGEGGGEREILVQHLLVKEEDQKLLLDLLQRISKGEDLSDLAVEYSICPSKDEGGMLGWVRKGQMVPEFEEAAFGAPLNKVVRCKTQFGWHLLQVLSEREESLLQDIQPAELHAKFQDPNFSEEAQLIDVREPEEVDKASLPGFTVLPLRQFGTWGPEVTTKFDPQKDTYVMCHHGVRSLQVSKWLQSQGFRKVYNVSGGIHAYAVQVDPSVPKY from the exons ATGTTGAGAATTTCTCATTTACGAGTGGGAGTGGCAATTTCAAAACCCTCTTCAATTTCCActcttccttcaatttccttctcctcttctccttcatcttctcatTCCCACCTCACCTTCATCCCAAAAACCTTCCTTTTCCGTCCACCTTCGCTTCCTCTCTCACCCTTTACTTCCATCATGGCTCCCAAAGCATCAG cTTCATATAGCACTGGGAGTAGTAgtggtgaaggtggtggtgaAAGGGAAATATTGGTGCAGCATTTGTTGGTGAAAGAAGAGGACCAGAAGCTTCTGTTGGATCTTCTGCAGAGAATCTCTAAAG GTGAAGATTTGAGTGATCTTGCTGTGGAGTATTCAATTTGCCCATCCAAAGATGAAGGAGGGATGCTTGGGTGGGTGAGAAAGGGACAAATG GTTCCTGAATTTGAGGAAGCTGCATTTGGAGCACCTTTAAACAAAGTTGTAAGGTGCAAGACACAATTTGGATGGCACCTGCTGCAGGTTTTATCTGAAAG GGAAGAGTCATTACTTCAAGACATTCAACCTGCTGAGCTGCATGCAAAATTTCAAGATCCTAACTTCTCAGAGGAGGCACAGTTAATTGATGTTCGAGAGCCTGAAGAAGT GGACAAAGCATCTTTACCAGGATTTACAGTTCTTCCTCTCCGACAGTTTGGAACCTGGGGGCCTGAAGTAACAACCAAATTTGACCCTCAGAAGGATACATATGTTATG TGTCACCATGGCGTGCGGTCATTACAGGTGTCCAAGTGGTTGCAGTCACAG